Proteins co-encoded in one Flavobacteriaceae bacterium MAR_2009_75 genomic window:
- a CDS encoding AraC-like DNA-binding protein, translated as MNELDQNKPRIVLLELSRETGFPIDFNAYYHTHLFCHQGSISFLFKNVEMQCKGNEFLFWFAESQLKNLVFSKTFKASILLVEKHFLYNNIPDQSWSIDAILHSRQYPIKKLNDKNDRQRVLSNFKWLHERFQNREHRFYEEVLKLQMRLFILEMWHTFANEYERRKRTLQSGSLYERFVHLVQEHCMAEREVRYYANILSVTPKYLNFVCKQNSGATASEWIQRYTKERIILFLQNKNLNIAEIADKMMFSSRSFFTRYVKKVLGTTPTEYRNRLEYN; from the coding sequence TTGAATGAGTTAGATCAAAATAAGCCACGCATTGTGCTTCTGGAATTGTCTAGGGAAACAGGGTTTCCGATAGATTTCAATGCCTATTACCACACCCATTTGTTTTGTCACCAAGGAAGTATTTCTTTTTTGTTCAAGAACGTAGAGATGCAATGCAAAGGCAATGAATTTCTGTTTTGGTTCGCTGAAAGCCAATTGAAAAATTTGGTGTTTTCCAAGACTTTTAAGGCATCCATTTTACTGGTGGAGAAGCATTTTTTATACAATAATATCCCTGATCAAAGTTGGAGTATCGATGCCATCCTGCATTCTCGTCAATACCCTATCAAAAAGCTGAACGATAAGAATGACAGGCAAAGGGTCTTATCAAATTTTAAATGGTTGCACGAAAGATTCCAAAATAGGGAACATCGATTTTATGAAGAGGTATTGAAACTACAAATGCGGTTGTTCATTCTTGAAATGTGGCACACATTTGCAAACGAATATGAGCGCAGAAAACGAACCTTGCAAAGTGGTTCGTTATACGAACGATTCGTTCATTTGGTACAAGAACATTGTATGGCCGAAAGGGAAGTACGGTATTACGCCAATATACTTAGTGTTACCCCTAAATATTTGAATTTTGTTTGCAAGCAGAACTCAGGTGCCACGGCGTCTGAATGGATCCAACGATACACCAAGGAGCGTATCATACTTTTTTTGCAGAACAAAAATCTAAATATTGCAGAAATCGCGGATAAAATGATGTTTTCAAGTCGGTCCTTTTTCACTCGATATGTGAAAAAGGTTTTGGGTACTACGCCAACCGAGTACAGAAATCGATTGGAGTATAATTAA